The proteins below come from a single Etheostoma cragini isolate CJK2018 unplaced genomic scaffold, CSU_Ecrag_1.0 ScbMSFa_1741, whole genome shotgun sequence genomic window:
- the LOC117940122 gene encoding septin-1-like, with protein SCVELWSLLFHRNTNTSSKYDNITCKVKIHSGSPTLYQLKPKEKKIGTLKRMTLGEKDPNKENKTILLVGESGTGKSTLINALVNYAMGVEWEDDVWFQIVEEEKKKQSESQTSDVIVYQIFGFEDKPLPYSLTIIDTPGYGSTDGIEKDASVSQRLFDLFRSDDGVDEIDAVGLVMKGSDNRLNDHLRYIFDSVVSLFGKDLEKNIVTLISHANVGASKNALEALEAAKIKCARNDKNQPVHFLFNNCQHEDRTEDTEDFEHAVKKSMKGMKQFTNFLETTDPQKLETTVNVLNERIRLTACIQNLEERTELIDLKKTEIQQTEDGLKMYEREMKNNEKFTIEVDEVYKDKERIDSGMWGLVFYEAAVCCTVCEENCHYPGCTMAWKPEHCEVMKGGHCTSCTRKCPVSAHVKENWKYVNKTRKVKKNSRRCESKV; from the coding sequence TCATGTGTTGAGCTCTGGTCTTTACTTTTCCACAGAAACACCAACACATCATCCAAGTATGACAATATCACCTGCAAAGTTAAGATCCATTCAGGATCTCCCACTCTGTACCAGCTAAAACCAAAGGAAAAGAAGATTGGAACTCTGAAACGAATGACTCTTGGTGAAAAAGATCcaaacaaggaaaacaaaaccatCTTACTTGTTGGTGAATCAGGAACAGGAAAATCTACTCTAATCAACGCTCTGGTCAACTACGCCATGGGAGTGGAGTGGGAGGATGATGTCTGGTTTCAGATagtagaagaagagaagaaaaaacaatcagaaagtCAGACATCAGATGTGATCGTTTACCAGATCTTTGGTTTTGAAGATAAACCTCTACCCTACTCTCTGACCATCATCGATACTCCTGGATATGGAAGCACTGATGGGATTGAAAAAGATGCCAGTGTCAGTCAAAGATTATTTGACTTGTTCCGCTCAGACGATGGAGTTGATGAGATTGATGCAGTGGGTCTGGTGATGAAAGGGAGTGACAATCGACTGAATGACCATCTGAGGTACATCTTTGATTCAGTGGTGTCTCTGTTTGGAAAAGACCTGGAGAAGAACATCGTCACTCTCATCTCACACGCAAATGTAGGAGCATCTAAAAATGCTCTGGAAGCTCTCGAGGCTGCAAAGATTAAATGTGCCAGAAATGACAAGAATCAGCCTGTTCACTTCCTGTTTAATAACTGCCAACATGAAGACAGGACAGAGGATACAGAAGACTTTGAACATGCAGttaaaaaatcaatgaaagggATGAAGCAGTTCACAAACTTTCTTGAAACAACTGATCCTCAGAAGTTGGAGACAACCGTGAATGTCCTGAACGAGCGAATTAGACTGACAGCCTGCATCCAAAACCTGGAGGAGAGAACTGAGTTGATAGatctaaagaaaacagagatccaaCAGACTGAGGATGGTCTGAAGATGTATGAACGAGAGATGAAGAACAATGAGAAGTTCACTATAGAAGTTGATGAGGTCTACAAAGATAAAGAACGTATCGATAGTGGGATGTGGGGGTTGGTGTTCTATGAAGCAGCTGTCTGCTGTACTGTCTGTGAGGAGAACTGTCACTACCCTGGATGCACAATGGCCTGGAAACCAGAACACTGTGAGGTCATGAAAGGTGGCCACTGCACTTCATGTACCAGGAAGTGTCCTGTGTCAGCTCATGTGAAAGAAAACTGGAAGTATGTGAACAAGacaagaaaagttaaaaaaaactctagaAGATGTGAAAGCAAAGTATGA